A genomic window from Phycisphaerae bacterium includes:
- a CDS encoding sigma 54-interacting transcriptional regulator, whose product MNSSSQIDTRLERMLSQTEDGVFVLDAERRYVLFNTACERLTGYKTSEVVGASCGKIGVTECRDEQGRSLEASLCPGWAVFKGDLPCARQRMRITTRDGRHRWVETHYTALRGAEGQPEGVIGVMRDITEAKAREDQWRDTTARLREELQSLRQRLRERYGFTEIVSRSPAMQPVFEKITAASNSGSPVLVIGEHGTGKETVARTIHNSGPAKEGPFVPVSCTGASRDVVEGELFGYPNHGADAPLAERIGAYAAAKGGTLFIDDVSAMPLVSQARLLRAMQERKYTAGDGSEQDVSNVRIIATTSRPTQDLITSGRLREDLAYRLSVISIELPPLRSRKEDIPVLVDLFVADFNRSGRRQVTEVEPGAWAALDGYHWPGNLRELHHVIEASLASGQGPVLKADEVRAALRNRDQANAAGGHQGTRLDGVLADVERRTILDALRQARGQRSRAAKIMGISRSRLYRRMDALGIVPKEQSL is encoded by the coding sequence ATGAACTCGTCCTCGCAGATCGATACCAGACTCGAACGGATGCTGTCCCAGACCGAAGACGGCGTGTTCGTCTTGGATGCTGAGCGCCGATATGTCTTGTTCAATACGGCGTGTGAACGTCTGACCGGCTACAAGACATCAGAGGTCGTCGGCGCGTCCTGTGGCAAGATCGGTGTCACCGAATGCCGCGACGAGCAGGGCCGATCACTCGAAGCCTCCCTCTGTCCGGGATGGGCGGTGTTCAAAGGTGATTTGCCCTGCGCCCGCCAGCGAATGCGCATCACCACCCGCGATGGCCGCCACCGGTGGGTCGAAACCCACTACACCGCCCTGCGCGGAGCCGAAGGTCAACCCGAAGGTGTGATCGGCGTGATGCGCGACATTACCGAGGCTAAGGCTCGCGAGGACCAGTGGCGCGATACCACCGCGCGGTTGCGCGAAGAACTCCAATCACTCAGACAACGACTGCGCGAGCGCTATGGTTTCACCGAGATCGTCAGCCGCTCCCCCGCGATGCAACCGGTCTTTGAGAAGATCACCGCTGCAAGCAACAGCGGCTCGCCGGTGCTCGTCATCGGCGAACACGGCACCGGAAAGGAAACCGTCGCCCGCACCATTCACAACAGCGGACCGGCCAAGGAAGGACCGTTCGTGCCCGTCAGTTGCACCGGGGCCTCGCGAGACGTGGTTGAAGGCGAACTGTTCGGCTATCCCAACCATGGAGCCGACGCCCCCCTAGCCGAACGCATCGGCGCATACGCGGCGGCAAAGGGCGGCACACTGTTCATCGACGACGTCTCAGCCATGCCCCTCGTCAGCCAGGCCAGGCTGCTTCGAGCCATGCAGGAACGTAAATACACGGCCGGCGACGGCAGCGAGCAGGACGTTTCCAACGTTCGAATCATCGCTACGACGAGTCGGCCGACGCAGGATCTGATCACCTCCGGCCGCCTCCGCGAAGACCTGGCCTATCGCCTCAGCGTGATCAGCATTGAGCTGCCGCCTCTCCGATCACGCAAGGAAGACATCCCCGTACTGGTGGACCTCTTTGTCGCCGATTTCAACCGCAGCGGTCGGCGCCAGGTAACCGAGGTCGAGCCGGGTGCGTGGGCCGCTCTCGACGGCTACCACTGGCCGGGAAACCTCCGTGAACTGCATCATGTGATCGAGGCCTCCCTGGCTTCGGGCCAGGGCCCGGTTCTCAAGGCCGACGAAGTGCGCGCGGCTCTCCGCAATCGTGATCAGGCAAATGCAGCGGGCGGTCACCAGGGTACCCGACTTGACGGCGTGCTCGCCGATGTCGAGCGGCGAACGATTCTCGATGCCCTTCGCCAGGCCCGCGGCCAACGGAGCCGGGCGGCCAAGATCATGGGCATCTCGCGCAGCCGCCTCTATCGCCGAATGGATGCACTCGGGATCGTGCCCAAGGAACAAAGCCTCTAA
- a CDS encoding glycosyltransferase family 2 protein: MKLSIVVPVYNEVRTLEELVRRVLAVDVGMEKELILVDDASTDGTRDLYDRIRREHAGQHIQVLMHPHNRGKGAALRTGFDKATGDIILVQDADLEYDPRDYPRLLAPILDNRADVVFGSRFVGGEAHRVLFFWHMLGNKILTLLSNMLTNLNLTDMEVCYKVFRREILRNFELKSDRFEFEPEFTAKIAKTGCRVYEVGISYAGRDYSEGKKITWVDGIKAVIAIFRYSFFR; the protein is encoded by the coding sequence GTGAAACTCAGCATCGTCGTGCCTGTCTACAACGAAGTCCGGACCCTTGAGGAATTGGTTCGCCGGGTGCTCGCCGTTGACGTCGGCATGGAAAAGGAACTCATCCTCGTCGATGACGCCTCCACCGACGGCACCCGTGATCTTTACGACCGCATCCGCCGCGAGCATGCCGGCCAACACATCCAGGTGCTCATGCACCCTCACAACCGAGGCAAGGGGGCTGCGCTCCGAACGGGCTTCGACAAGGCCACCGGTGACATCATCCTCGTGCAGGACGCGGACCTCGAATACGACCCTCGCGATTACCCGAGACTTCTTGCCCCCATTCTCGACAACCGCGCCGACGTCGTTTTCGGCTCCCGCTTCGTAGGCGGCGAGGCGCACAGGGTCCTTTTCTTCTGGCACATGCTCGGAAACAAGATCCTGACCCTGCTGTCCAACATGCTTACCAACTTGAACCTCACGGATATGGAAGTCTGTTACAAGGTCTTTCGCCGCGAGATCCTGCGCAATTTCGAGCTCAAGAGCGATCGCTTCGAGTTCGAGCCCGAGTTCACCGCCAAGATTGCCAAGACCGGCTGCCGCGTTTACGAGGTGGGCATCAGCTACGCCGGCCGGGACTACTCAGAGGGGAAAAAGATTACTTGGGTGGACGGCATCAAAGCAGTCATCGCGATCTTCCGATACAGTTTCTTCCGCTAG
- a CDS encoding DUF1573 domain-containing protein, translated as MTKGHMSKELIILAASLVFTTLPGAGEVKGQVPPGVAPVPPASSVAPADPNGPKLRCDENTFDFGDAWSGTVVEHAYVIHNDGKSPLELLNVKTTCGCTVVDYDKVIAPGGQGKVTVKLTLSKAVQSQPVSRSVQVESNDPANKVVPLTIKGKVKPRVALEPSNAVFGTVTDETDVTRVIKVTNYTEGHMKLEPVPLPPGQQSVFKAEVTEVEPGKVAEIKITGVRPFAERNNSTVLQFTTGLDKDERISVPCSLYSPPLLEVSPNRLPLFLPLTREFIRQVTINYSGKEDFKIESVVPGNDQIKTELTPVAGSKSFRMVVRVPQDFTPPNHDPIDIILKTNLKEKSELQVTLEPRVSPTAPQPQPPPVVVARVEDLLGKPTPVTSQMPLKAGQAVQFGTGNQPAVVNFWAAWSSQCRRQLPYMRTLQSLYGVKGVTFLNISLDSLKPVGEVLEAAKEAGLTEAALAADPQYTTAARFGIKRVPTVLLIGRNGTVEAVHEGVPAAEQMAEYEEMLRNEIDALLEGKGRSEFGSIPRPAGSAELLEPQGAGTTPLGRMPRLTVESARQDLGGVKPASKVTAKLYYRNDGMEPLTINSVTASEGLSVGSEYTKSLTPGAMAVLNCTFESGARPGPFEHKVTLTTNDPTRPKLDVVLLGTVRPYLECDPATGIDFGRHPRKHTMGRLATILYHGTDEIEYLSAECTSPKFEVIVEKLRGSQNAKLVVNPKPPFDLGELKATIKVTTTCKEQPTLEVPLRLYNPKRIEVTPEAIVIGGPARAQRFSVTIANNGLDNLSIFGITRSNNLIRARIYPDADDVSYKLDVFVPPTYVPPAEGDKITIRTDDKEFGEIVIPIKPAAGG; from the coding sequence GTGACGAAAGGCCATATGTCCAAGGAATTGATCATTCTGGCGGCGTCATTGGTATTCACAACCTTGCCAGGTGCCGGCGAGGTGAAGGGTCAGGTCCCTCCCGGCGTTGCTCCGGTTCCGCCGGCGTCGTCGGTTGCCCCGGCCGATCCGAATGGGCCCAAGCTGCGATGCGACGAGAACACGTTCGATTTCGGCGATGCCTGGTCCGGCACGGTGGTCGAGCACGCGTACGTGATTCACAACGACGGCAAGTCGCCGCTGGAGTTGTTGAATGTCAAGACGACTTGCGGTTGCACGGTTGTCGATTATGACAAGGTGATCGCCCCGGGGGGGCAGGGCAAGGTGACGGTCAAGCTGACCCTGAGCAAAGCGGTTCAGTCTCAGCCCGTATCGAGGTCCGTTCAGGTTGAGAGCAACGATCCGGCCAACAAGGTCGTTCCCTTGACCATCAAGGGCAAGGTGAAGCCTCGTGTTGCCCTGGAACCGTCCAATGCCGTTTTCGGCACGGTGACCGACGAGACGGACGTGACGCGGGTGATCAAGGTCACGAATTACACCGAAGGGCACATGAAACTGGAGCCCGTTCCGTTGCCTCCGGGTCAGCAATCCGTCTTCAAGGCGGAAGTCACCGAGGTGGAGCCGGGCAAGGTGGCGGAGATCAAGATCACAGGCGTGCGGCCGTTTGCCGAGCGGAACAATTCCACAGTGTTGCAGTTTACCACCGGTCTGGATAAGGACGAACGGATCAGCGTGCCGTGTTCGTTATACTCGCCACCGTTGCTGGAGGTGAGTCCAAACCGGCTTCCGTTGTTCCTGCCGCTGACCCGGGAGTTCATTCGTCAGGTGACGATCAACTACAGCGGCAAGGAGGATTTCAAGATCGAGTCCGTGGTGCCGGGCAATGATCAGATCAAGACTGAGCTGACACCTGTTGCGGGGTCGAAGTCTTTCCGGATGGTGGTGCGCGTGCCCCAGGATTTTACTCCGCCGAACCATGACCCCATCGATATCATCCTGAAGACCAACCTCAAGGAGAAGTCGGAGTTGCAGGTAACGCTGGAGCCTCGCGTGTCTCCGACGGCGCCGCAACCGCAGCCCCCGCCGGTGGTGGTGGCTCGGGTGGAGGATCTCCTGGGCAAGCCGACGCCGGTGACCAGTCAGATGCCGTTGAAGGCTGGGCAGGCCGTTCAGTTCGGGACCGGCAACCAGCCGGCCGTGGTGAATTTCTGGGCGGCTTGGTCGTCGCAGTGCCGCCGGCAACTGCCGTACATGAGGACTCTGCAGAGTCTGTACGGGGTCAAGGGCGTCACCTTCTTGAACATCAGCCTGGACTCGCTCAAGCCGGTCGGCGAAGTTCTGGAAGCGGCGAAGGAGGCAGGGCTGACGGAAGCAGCGCTGGCGGCGGATCCGCAATACACGACTGCCGCACGGTTCGGGATCAAGAGGGTGCCGACGGTCTTATTGATCGGCAGGAACGGGACGGTGGAGGCTGTTCACGAAGGCGTTCCCGCGGCGGAACAGATGGCTGAGTACGAGGAGATGCTGAGGAACGAGATCGACGCTTTGCTCGAGGGCAAGGGTCGCAGCGAGTTCGGCAGCATACCCCGTCCGGCCGGCAGCGCTGAGCTGCTCGAACCCCAGGGAGCCGGCACTACCCCGCTGGGGCGGATGCCGCGGTTGACGGTGGAGTCGGCCCGACAAGACCTTGGTGGGGTCAAGCCGGCGAGCAAGGTGACGGCCAAGCTCTACTATCGTAATGACGGCATGGAGCCGCTCACGATCAACTCAGTGACTGCAAGCGAGGGGCTCTCGGTCGGATCCGAGTACACGAAGAGCCTGACACCGGGGGCCATGGCGGTTCTCAACTGTACATTTGAGAGCGGCGCACGGCCGGGACCTTTCGAGCACAAAGTGACGCTGACGACGAACGATCCGACGCGACCGAAGCTGGACGTTGTGTTGTTGGGTACCGTTCGGCCTTACCTGGAATGCGATCCGGCGACGGGCATCGACTTTGGGCGTCACCCCCGAAAGCACACGATGGGGCGACTGGCGACCATTCTGTACCACGGGACGGACGAGATCGAGTACCTGTCGGCTGAATGCACCTCGCCGAAATTCGAGGTCATCGTTGAGAAGCTTCGCGGCAGTCAAAACGCCAAGCTGGTGGTCAACCCCAAGCCGCCGTTCGACCTTGGCGAACTGAAGGCGACCATCAAGGTGACGACGACCTGCAAGGAGCAGCCCACGCTCGAGGTTCCGTTGAGGCTGTACAATCCCAAGCGGATCGAGGTGACACCGGAAGCGATCGTTATCGGCGGGCCGGCCCGCGCTCAGCGATTCAGCGTGACGATCGCCAACAACGGTCTGGACAACCTGAGTATTTTCGGCATCACGCGGAGCAACAATCTCATCCGGGCGAGGATCTATCCGGACGCCGACGACGTTTCCTACAAGCTCGATGTGTTCGTTCCGCCGACCTACGTTCCGCCGGCCGAAGGCGACAAGATCACCATCCGGACCGACGACAAGGAGTTTGGCGAGATCGTGATCCCGATCAAGCCGGCGGCAGGCGGATGA
- the hcp gene encoding hydroxylamine reductase: protein MFCFQCEQAAKGTGCSTIGVCGKTPDVAALQDLLIHAAKGISMHAHRAGYLGARDRQVDRFIVEALFTTVTNVNFSPERMGEELHKAASIRDRARILYEQACIKAGKQPEILTGPAIWSPAGDIDGLVAQGQDVGIMDRIRVRGMDVAGLEELLTYGLKGTAAYAHHAMILGHEDDGVYAFFHEALDSLTRTDHTAASLLSLVLKCGEVNLKVMELLDRANTSAYGHPVPTPVRITPVKGKAILISGHDLKDLEELLKQTEGTGINIYTHSEMLPAHGYPELKKYKHLVGNYGGAWFQQQDEFERFPGAILMTTNCIQKPRDSYRHRLFTCGLVAWPGVTHITDRDFRPVIEAALAADGFRHTEPEKTILVGFGHNSVLGAADKVIKAVKAGRIRHFFLIGGCDGHKEGRNYYTDFAEAVPDDCVILTLACGKYRFNKLDFGTVEGLPRLLDVGQCNDAYSAIKIAIGLADALKCGVNDLPLSLILSWYEQKAVCILLTLLHLGVRNIRLGPSLPAFVSTNVFAVLSEKFGIRPIGTARENLAECLEATPSKTVPIVESDPGKTVG, encoded by the coding sequence ATGTTCTGTTTTCAGTGTGAACAGGCGGCCAAAGGGACAGGGTGCAGTACCATCGGCGTTTGCGGGAAGACCCCCGACGTCGCGGCCCTTCAAGACCTGCTGATCCATGCAGCCAAGGGCATCTCGATGCACGCGCATCGCGCCGGCTACCTGGGAGCTCGCGACCGACAGGTTGACCGCTTCATCGTCGAAGCCCTGTTCACCACCGTCACCAATGTGAACTTCAGCCCGGAGCGGATGGGCGAGGAACTGCACAAGGCCGCCTCGATCAGGGACAGAGCCCGCATACTCTACGAGCAAGCCTGCATCAAGGCCGGCAAGCAGCCTGAAATACTAACCGGTCCGGCGATTTGGTCCCCCGCCGGCGACATTGACGGTCTCGTCGCACAGGGTCAGGACGTCGGCATCATGGACCGCATTCGCGTCCGCGGGATGGATGTGGCCGGCCTCGAAGAACTTCTGACCTATGGCCTCAAGGGCACGGCGGCCTACGCCCACCACGCGATGATTCTCGGACACGAGGACGACGGCGTTTACGCCTTCTTCCATGAGGCCCTCGACAGCCTGACACGAACGGACCACACCGCCGCAAGCCTGCTGTCCCTGGTACTCAAGTGCGGCGAGGTTAATCTGAAGGTCATGGAGCTGTTGGACAGGGCCAATACCAGTGCCTACGGCCATCCGGTGCCGACACCGGTGCGCATCACGCCGGTCAAGGGCAAGGCGATCTTGATCTCGGGCCATGATCTCAAGGATCTGGAAGAACTGCTCAAGCAAACCGAGGGGACAGGCATCAACATCTACACGCACAGCGAGATGCTCCCGGCCCACGGTTATCCGGAGCTCAAGAAGTACAAGCACCTGGTCGGCAACTACGGCGGAGCCTGGTTCCAGCAACAGGACGAATTCGAACGCTTCCCCGGGGCGATCCTCATGACTACCAACTGCATTCAGAAGCCCCGAGACAGCTATCGTCACCGGCTTTTCACCTGCGGCCTGGTCGCATGGCCGGGTGTCACCCACATCACCGACCGCGACTTCCGCCCGGTGATCGAAGCCGCCCTCGCCGCCGACGGCTTCAGACACACCGAGCCGGAAAAGACGATCCTGGTGGGATTTGGCCATAACTCGGTGCTTGGTGCGGCCGACAAGGTGATCAAAGCCGTCAAGGCAGGCAGAATCCGTCACTTCTTCCTGATCGGCGGTTGTGACGGCCACAAGGAAGGCCGCAATTACTACACCGACTTCGCTGAGGCCGTGCCCGACGACTGCGTGATCCTGACGCTGGCCTGCGGCAAGTACCGATTCAACAAGCTCGACTTCGGCACCGTCGAGGGGCTGCCGCGATTGCTGGACGTCGGCCAGTGCAACGACGCCTACTCGGCCATCAAGATCGCTATCGGCTTGGCCGACGCCCTCAAGTGTGGAGTCAACGATCTGCCGCTGTCGCTGATCCTGAGTTGGTACGAGCAGAAGGCAGTGTGCATTCTGCTGACGCTGCTGCACCTGGGCGTGCGGAACATCCGACTGGGACCGTCGCTGCCGGCGTTCGTGTCAACGAATGTCTTCGCCGTCCTGAGCGAGAAATTCGGCATCCGGCCGATCGGCACCGCACGCGAGAACCTCGCTGAGTGCTTGGAGGCAACCCCATCCAAGACCGTGCCCATTGTGGAGAGCGACCCGGGCAAAACCGTTGGCTGA
- a CDS encoding immunoglobulin domain-containing protein codes for MSRKLHSQAAMCVVVFLLPVAVMGEELPPEDSYDPGAGYYSAGYQPLMPVFEEAAAEYDVPLDLLLALGKVGSAFEDRGTEPTIEGGYGIMALRDSEYSDSLKQAARLLKLDSEVLKIDAAANIRGAAAVLDRAAKKAKIDRNQGLRAWLPVVIEYAGLDAESSKFFARGIYQRLQNGFSKVNSAGEVFEVLSQSVGVDLDSLVPKGLVAVEATTFDYQIMSAPGDCGNPDYALATWDPAPTCNYSTSVTNKDTIVIHVAEGSAAGTISWFKNCSSGVAAHYVMDEAGAIWQMVCERHVGYHIVCYNSRAIGIEHEGYTADPSHPEAMYQASANWARDVCNRWGIPKQKARSAPGIVGHADVSECVRCTDHMDPGHGWDWGHYMALVNQAPDPITFIVESRAGGKNNANYSEVGSFGNSSGKSTVWDCTSGIGSRYAYMNGTNRCSYSFTPTTSGTYRVYVTWCTSANATQQLEHIVTHAGGSTSIVLDTDVDTNPCGRNNWNLLGEFVLNSGVQYSVTQTSQNYHDGMVLRADAVKWEYVGGGGGVQPPTITQHPAAQSVCPGSTAVFSVTATGEGTLTYQWQKNQVNLTNGGHYSGVTTEALTVSNADGNDAANYRCVVSNAGGSTTSNAAGLTLKAATTITQHPSDQTVATGGTANFSVAAAGDGALTYQWQKNQVNLSNGGHYSGVTTATLTVSNADSNDAASYRCVVTAGCGIATSNSATLTVTTGGTTIFFDNFDSYANQTAFTAVWPISVSPGGTLSTALYFSSPKSIYIGTSAARNQRNFTETTASDAVPIVWKFRLYDNNTSNLDRQWCELLDASPSVVQLVALGKSNVQEAMRTYYAARVAYSPGPGWVALNGPGAPTRSVGWHELKAVIKSTTIDFYVDGVLAKSGVSYANSQGQFSFDRARLGSGYSSTSLAYYDDYSVVSGQ; via the coding sequence ATGTCGAGGAAGCTGCATTCTCAGGCAGCGATGTGTGTTGTTGTGTTTTTGCTACCGGTGGCGGTGATGGGCGAGGAGCTGCCGCCGGAGGATTCCTACGATCCGGGGGCGGGGTATTACTCGGCCGGGTATCAACCGCTCATGCCGGTATTCGAGGAGGCGGCCGCGGAGTACGACGTGCCGCTTGACCTCTTGCTGGCTCTGGGCAAGGTTGGCAGCGCGTTTGAAGATCGCGGGACCGAGCCGACGATCGAGGGCGGCTACGGGATCATGGCTCTGCGCGATAGCGAATACTCTGATTCGTTGAAGCAAGCGGCGAGACTGCTGAAGCTGGACAGCGAGGTTCTCAAGATCGACGCAGCCGCGAACATTCGCGGGGCGGCGGCAGTGCTGGACCGGGCGGCCAAGAAGGCCAAGATCGACCGCAACCAAGGTTTACGTGCCTGGTTGCCGGTGGTCATCGAATACGCCGGCCTCGATGCCGAAAGCAGCAAGTTCTTTGCCCGGGGCATTTATCAGAGATTGCAGAACGGTTTTTCGAAGGTGAATTCGGCGGGCGAGGTTTTCGAGGTTCTTTCGCAGTCGGTTGGCGTTGATCTCGACAGTCTGGTGCCGAAGGGGTTGGTGGCGGTGGAGGCGACGACTTTCGACTATCAGATCATGAGTGCGCCGGGCGATTGCGGCAACCCGGACTACGCTTTGGCCACTTGGGATCCGGCTCCGACCTGCAACTACTCGACGTCGGTGACCAACAAGGACACGATTGTGATTCACGTTGCGGAGGGCTCGGCCGCGGGGACCATCTCCTGGTTCAAGAACTGCAGTTCAGGAGTGGCCGCCCACTACGTCATGGATGAAGCCGGAGCGATCTGGCAAATGGTTTGCGAGCGACACGTCGGATACCACATCGTCTGCTACAACAGCAGGGCCATCGGTATTGAACACGAGGGTTATACCGCCGACCCCAGTCATCCGGAGGCGATGTATCAGGCCTCGGCGAACTGGGCCCGGGACGTCTGCAATCGCTGGGGCATTCCGAAGCAGAAAGCCCGTTCGGCGCCGGGCATCGTGGGGCACGCGGACGTGAGCGAGTGTGTTCGGTGTACGGACCACATGGACCCGGGCCATGGTTGGGACTGGGGTCATTACATGGCGCTGGTCAACCAGGCACCGGATCCGATTACGTTCATTGTTGAGAGCCGCGCAGGGGGCAAGAACAATGCCAACTACTCGGAAGTGGGCTCGTTCGGGAACTCCAGCGGCAAGAGCACGGTGTGGGACTGCACCAGCGGCATCGGGAGCCGGTACGCTTACATGAACGGCACTAACAGGTGCAGTTACAGTTTCACGCCCACGACGAGCGGGACCTACCGGGTTTATGTCACCTGGTGCACCTCGGCCAACGCCACTCAGCAATTGGAGCACATTGTCACGCACGCCGGCGGTTCGACGAGCATCGTGCTTGACACGGACGTGGATACGAATCCCTGCGGGCGCAACAATTGGAACCTGCTGGGGGAATTCGTGCTCAATTCCGGCGTGCAGTACAGCGTGACGCAGACCAGCCAAAACTATCATGACGGGATGGTATTGCGGGCCGACGCGGTCAAGTGGGAGTATGTTGGCGGCGGCGGGGGCGTCCAGCCTCCGACGATCACTCAGCACCCCGCGGCCCAGAGTGTCTGTCCGGGCTCGACGGCGGTTTTCAGCGTGACGGCCACGGGCGAGGGCACACTGACCTACCAGTGGCAAAAGAACCAGGTGAACCTGACGAACGGCGGGCATTACTCCGGAGTGACCACCGAGGCGCTGACAGTGTCAAACGCGGACGGCAATGACGCGGCGAATTACCGGTGTGTGGTGAGCAACGCCGGCGGCAGTACGACCTCAAACGCGGCGGGCTTGACGCTCAAGGCCGCGACTACGATCACCCAACATCCATCGGATCAGACGGTGGCGACGGGCGGGACGGCCAACTTCAGCGTCGCCGCTGCCGGGGACGGCGCCCTGACCTACCAGTGGCAAAAGAACCAGGTGAACCTGTCGAACGGCGGCCACTACTCCGGCGTGACGACCGCGACGCTGACCGTTTCCAATGCCGACAGCAACGATGCGGCGAGCTACCGCTGCGTGGTGACGGCCGGCTGCGGGATCGCGACCTCGAACTCGGCCACACTGACGGTGACCACGGGGGGCACCACGATCTTCTTCGACAATTTCGATAGTTATGCGAACCAGACGGCGTTTACCGCCGTGTGGCCGATTTCGGTATCGCCCGGCGGGACCCTGTCGACGGCGCTGTATTTCAGCTCGCCGAAGTCGATCTACATCGGCACGTCGGCGGCCCGAAACCAGCGCAACTTTACTGAAACGACGGCCTCGGACGCCGTTCCGATCGTGTGGAAGTTTCGCCTGTACGATAACAACACCTCCAATCTGGATCGTCAGTGGTGCGAGCTGCTGGATGCGTCGCCCAGCGTCGTTCAGTTGGTAGCACTGGGCAAGTCCAACGTGCAGGAGGCGATGCGGACGTACTACGCAGCTCGCGTGGCCTATTCGCCCGGACCGGGTTGGGTAGCGCTGAACGGCCCGGGTGCTCCGACTCGGAGCGTGGGATGGCACGAACTGAAAGCCGTGATCAAGAGCACGACCATTGACTTCTACGTGGACGGCGTGTTGGCCAAGTCGGGCGTATCCTACGCCAACAGTCAAGGCCAGTTCAGCTTCGACCGTGCGAGACTTGGTTCGGGTTACAGTTCGACAAGTCTGGCGTATTACGACGATTACTCGGTCGTGAGCGGTCAATAA